From one Pseudomonas fluorescens genomic stretch:
- the glsB gene encoding glutaminase B: MQALLLEILDQVRPLLSQGQVAQYIPALAKVEPNQLGIAVHGLDGQLHCAGDAHTPFSIQSISKVFSLVQAINHSGEDLWSRLGYEPSGQAFNSLVQLEVEKGKPRNPFINAGALVICDINQSRYATPALSMRDFVRRLAGNPRVTSDLVVADSEYQHRARNAAMAYLMQAFGNFHNDVDAVLRSYFHHCALSMNCIDVARGFAFLANSGYCPHSGEQVLNPRQAQQVNAIMATSGLYDEAGNFAYRVGLPGKSGVGGGIVAIVPGRYSICVWSPALNASGNSLAGLRALELLSERITGSVFSAVP; the protein is encoded by the coding sequence ATGCAAGCATTACTGCTAGAGATCCTCGACCAAGTTCGCCCCCTGCTCAGCCAGGGCCAAGTGGCGCAATACATACCCGCCCTGGCCAAGGTAGAGCCCAACCAACTGGGCATCGCCGTGCATGGTTTGGACGGTCAATTGCACTGCGCGGGGGATGCGCACACGCCCTTCTCGATCCAGAGCATTTCCAAGGTATTCAGCCTAGTGCAGGCGATCAACCACAGCGGCGAAGATCTCTGGTCGCGGCTGGGTTACGAGCCTTCCGGGCAAGCGTTCAATTCGCTGGTGCAGCTTGAGGTGGAAAAAGGCAAGCCGCGTAACCCGTTTATCAATGCCGGCGCACTGGTGATCTGCGATATCAACCAGTCCCGTTACGCCACCCCAGCGCTCTCGATGCGTGATTTTGTCCGCCGCCTGGCAGGCAACCCGCGCGTTACCAGCGACCTTGTGGTCGCGGACTCCGAATACCAGCACCGCGCACGCAATGCCGCCATGGCCTACCTGATGCAAGCGTTCGGCAATTTCCATAACGATGTTGATGCAGTGCTACGCAGTTACTTCCACCATTGCGCCTTGTCCATGAACTGCATAGACGTTGCCCGGGGCTTCGCGTTCTTGGCCAACAGCGGTTACTGCCCACATAGCGGCGAACAAGTGCTCAACCCACGCCAGGCGCAACAAGTGAATGCGATCATGGCCACCAGCGGGCTGTATGACGAGGCCGGCAACTTTGCCTACCGTGTGGGCCTGCCCGGCAAAAGCGGAGTCGGCGGCGGTATTGTCGCGATTGTGCCGGGGCGCTACAGCATCTGTGTGTGGTCACCAGCACTGAACGCCTCGGGTAACTCACTGGCGGGGCTGCGAGCGCTGGAGCTGTTGAGCGAACGCATCACCGGTTCGGTGTTTTCGGCGGTACCTTGA
- a CDS encoding ATP-binding protein has protein sequence MTRGASHQREFDLSLQSSVRRDLLILWLSIAAVALVLGWLLLILSRQGAGPQIAHARQLTSTSCQALQAGAARVRQQLPPADDQPYPMTPAAAQAVLDLALRDQPGMEGGFWRADVGVVAYAFPTYDGTGIKRDPPSAELERIASTAQRAQDCAGLVADVRPGLREAVAFAACPVATDDRRLIAWTLLRVPLLAAGTVNTLILAVSLLLALVVVCGAWLGWMLARWQRQSAHLREQLAQSERLATLGRVCAGLAHEIRNPLGTMRMKAENAMAAPADRREARVVGALEAVLSQTARLEALVSSLLALTQPLRAERQAVDLRGWLKTQRNAHAEAAQKHGVRITLAVEPQLSDIAMGLALFDPTQMARVFDNLLLNAMAHTGECGEIELGAHRTRRGALLLWVADDGCGIPADMRDTLFEPFATTREGGTGLGLALVREIVQGHGGRVGLAESAKGTRIEMELPWPES, from the coding sequence TTGACTCGCGGTGCCTCACATCAAAGGGAATTTGACCTGTCGCTGCAATCATCCGTTCGACGTGATCTGTTGATCCTGTGGCTATCCATTGCCGCAGTTGCTCTTGTGCTGGGGTGGCTGCTGTTGATACTCAGCCGCCAAGGCGCCGGCCCCCAGATTGCGCATGCGCGCCAACTCACCTCGACCAGTTGCCAGGCGCTGCAAGCGGGGGCGGCCCGCGTTCGCCAGCAGCTCCCGCCTGCAGACGATCAGCCCTATCCCATGACCCCGGCCGCGGCACAGGCGGTGCTTGATTTGGCACTGCGCGATCAGCCGGGCATGGAGGGCGGCTTCTGGCGAGCGGATGTGGGGGTGGTGGCCTACGCGTTCCCAACCTACGACGGCACGGGAATCAAGCGCGATCCGCCGAGTGCCGAGTTGGAGCGCATTGCCTCCACGGCCCAGCGTGCGCAGGATTGCGCAGGCCTGGTGGCGGACGTGCGACCGGGTTTACGCGAAGCCGTGGCGTTCGCCGCCTGCCCTGTGGCAACCGATGACCGCCGCCTGATCGCCTGGACCCTGCTGCGCGTGCCGCTGTTGGCCGCAGGCACGGTCAACACCCTGATCCTCGCGGTGAGCCTGCTGCTGGCGCTGGTGGTGGTCTGCGGCGCATGGCTGGGCTGGATGCTTGCGCGTTGGCAGCGCCAGTCGGCCCACCTGCGAGAGCAGCTGGCCCAGTCCGAACGTCTGGCGACCTTGGGGCGCGTTTGCGCCGGGCTCGCGCATGAGATTCGCAACCCGTTGGGCACGATGCGCATGAAGGCGGAAAACGCGATGGCTGCGCCGGCCGACCGGCGCGAAGCCCGTGTGGTTGGTGCCCTGGAGGCGGTGCTGTCGCAAACGGCACGCCTGGAGGCACTGGTGTCGAGCCTCTTGGCATTGACGCAACCGTTGCGCGCCGAGCGCCAGGCGGTTGACCTGCGGGGGTGGCTGAAGACGCAGCGCAATGCCCATGCTGAAGCGGCGCAAAAGCATGGCGTACGAATCACACTGGCGGTTGAACCGCAGCTGTCCGATATCGCGATGGGGTTGGCGCTGTTCGACCCGACACAAATGGCACGGGTCTTTGACAACCTGCTGCTCAACGCGATGGCGCACACGGGAGAGTGCGGTGAAATCGAACTCGGTGCGCATCGCACGCGCCGTGGTGCATTGCTGTTGTGGGTGGCGGACGATGGTTGCGGTATTCCGGCTGACATGCGCGATACGTTGTTCGAGCCTTTCGCCACTACCCGAGAAGGCGGTACCGGCCTGGGGCTGGCGCTGGTGCGTGAGATCGTGCAGGGACACGGCGGGCGGGTCGGTCTCGCCGAGTCGGCCAAGGGCACGCGCATAGAGATGGAGCTACCGTGGCCCGAATCCTGA
- a CDS encoding AAA family ATPase, whose amino-acid sequence MQRIVILGNAGSGKSTLARLLGKRLGLPVVHLDRLFWEPGWVEPDAEQYRARVREAVAQDTWVCEGNYARRTFDLRLPRADLVIWLDTPRLTCFMRVIKRSVMNRPRPDLPDGCSEKLDRAFLTFLKFVWTFDRDYRPGIEGVREAIGPQVPVVHLRGSRQIAAFVEGLPSNAGFSPKAQQSAQ is encoded by the coding sequence GTGCAACGGATCGTCATTTTGGGCAACGCCGGTAGCGGTAAGTCCACCCTCGCCCGCCTCCTCGGTAAACGCCTGGGCCTGCCGGTGGTACACCTGGACAGGCTGTTCTGGGAGCCCGGCTGGGTCGAGCCCGACGCCGAGCAGTACCGCGCACGGGTGCGCGAGGCGGTGGCGCAGGACACCTGGGTGTGCGAAGGCAACTATGCCCGGCGCACCTTTGACCTGCGCCTGCCACGCGCTGACCTGGTCATCTGGCTGGATACACCGCGCCTGACCTGCTTTATGCGGGTGATCAAGCGCAGCGTGATGAACCGCCCTCGCCCTGACCTGCCCGACGGCTGCAGCGAGAAACTGGACCGGGCGTTCCTGACCTTCTTGAAGTTTGTGTGGACATTCGATCGCGATTATCGCCCGGGGATCGAGGGGGTACGCGAGGCCATCGGGCCGCAAGTGCCGGTGGTGCATTTGCGCGGTAGCCGGCAGATTGCGGCGTTTGTCGAAGGCTTGCCCAGCAATGCCGGCTTCAGCCCAAAGGCACAGCAATCAGCGCAATGA
- a CDS encoding ABC transporter permease — translation MSPLLITLQALLSHWRRHRLQFFSIFTGLWLATALWTGVQALNSQARADYARASAVLAGPAQAQLVARSGERFAQTLYLQLRTLGWQLSPVLEGRLRFAGEQPLTVRLIGIEPLSLPAAMTVAGTPLQGFDLQAFIGTPGQAWIGPDTLRQLRLDADGQAISSDGQVLPPLVVQPQLAPGVIVVDIGHAQALLQAPGQLSRLLLSEQARPLPADIAERLTLQTPSDDGDLQRLTDSFHLNLTALGLLAFVVGLFIAHAAIGLALEQRRGLIRNLRACGISLPTLLTGLALELGVFAVLGGLAGVASGYGLAALLLPDVAASLRGLYGAQVAGQLSLPAWWWLAGIVVSVLGALLAGASSVLRAARLPLLALAQPHAWRMAQGPWLRRQALAAAVLLLVALGCWQWGNSLTSAFILLATLLLAAALLLPALLDAALAWLAPLCRGPLAQWFVADSRQQLPALSLALMALLLALAASVGVGSMTEGFRKTFSGWLDQRLSADLYLTPQGTTQALQISEWLARQPSITALLPSWRAEIRVQQWPVQVQGIIDHPAYLARWPLLEQSPQAWTQLASGHAVMLSEQLARRLRLHLGDPLQVAHQTLTVVGIYADYGNPKGHLLVNAGWLREHVPQATLSNISLNLAPERIAALKAQLQQHFTLDDSRVVEQATLKRWSTEIFNRTFAATTALNSLTLGVAGIALLISLLTLSQSRLGQLAPLWALGVRRTQLAWLSLGQTLMLSSLTVLLAIPLGLLLAWCLVAVVNVQAFGWRLPLHVFAVQLLQLAALGLLTSLLASAWPLWQLARRQPSELLRQFADET, via the coding sequence ATGAGCCCGCTGCTGATTACCCTGCAGGCGCTGCTGAGCCACTGGCGGCGGCATCGCTTGCAGTTTTTCAGCATCTTTACCGGCTTGTGGCTGGCCACCGCGCTATGGACCGGAGTGCAGGCGCTCAACAGCCAGGCCCGGGCCGACTACGCCCGCGCCAGCGCCGTGCTGGCCGGGCCGGCGCAAGCGCAGCTGGTGGCGCGCAGCGGTGAGCGCTTCGCGCAAACGCTGTACCTGCAACTGCGCACGCTCGGCTGGCAGCTGTCGCCGGTGCTGGAAGGTCGCTTGCGCTTTGCCGGGGAGCAGCCGCTGACAGTACGGCTGATCGGTATCGAGCCGCTGAGCCTGCCAGCGGCAATGACCGTCGCCGGTACTCCTCTGCAGGGGTTCGACCTGCAGGCATTCATCGGCACGCCCGGACAAGCCTGGATCGGCCCCGATACCCTGCGGCAACTGCGGCTGGATGCCGACGGGCAAGCGATCAGCAGTGACGGCCAGGTATTGCCGCCGCTGGTTGTCCAGCCGCAGTTGGCACCGGGGGTGATCGTGGTGGATATCGGCCACGCGCAAGCGTTGCTGCAAGCACCCGGACAACTGTCGCGATTGCTGTTGAGCGAACAGGCCAGGCCTCTGCCGGCAGACATCGCCGAGCGCCTGACCCTGCAAACACCCAGCGACGACGGCGACCTTCAGCGCCTGACCGACAGTTTTCACCTCAACCTCACGGCGCTGGGCCTGCTGGCCTTCGTCGTCGGGCTGTTCATCGCCCACGCCGCCATTGGCCTGGCCCTCGAACAGCGCCGCGGCCTGATTCGCAACCTGCGCGCCTGTGGCATCAGCTTGCCCACCCTGTTGACTGGCTTGGCGCTGGAGCTGGGTGTTTTCGCCGTACTTGGCGGCCTGGCCGGGGTTGCCAGCGGCTATGGGCTGGCCGCCCTGCTGCTGCCCGATGTCGCCGCCAGCCTGCGTGGCCTGTACGGTGCCCAGGTTGCCGGGCAACTGAGCCTGCCGGCCTGGTGGTGGCTGGCAGGCATTGTGGTGAGCGTGCTCGGCGCCTTGCTCGCCGGTGCCAGCAGCGTGCTGCGCGCCGCCCGCTTGCCGCTGCTGGCCCTGGCCCAGCCGCACGCCTGGCGCATGGCCCAAGGGCCCTGGTTGCGCCGCCAGGCACTGGCCGCTGCAGTCTTGCTGCTGGTAGCGCTGGGTTGCTGGCAATGGGGCAACAGCTTGACCAGCGCCTTTATCCTGCTGGCGACGCTGCTGTTGGCGGCAGCGTTACTGCTCCCTGCCCTGCTCGATGCCGCGCTGGCCTGGTTGGCGCCGCTGTGTCGCGGGCCGCTGGCGCAGTGGTTTGTCGCCGACAGCCGCCAGCAGCTCCCGGCGCTGAGCCTGGCGCTGATGGCGCTGCTGTTGGCATTGGCCGCCAGCGTTGGCGTGGGCAGCATGACCGAGGGCTTTCGCAAGACCTTCAGCGGCTGGCTCGATCAGCGCCTTTCTGCCGACCTTTACCTCACACCGCAAGGTACGACGCAGGCCCTGCAGATCAGCGAATGGCTCGCCCGACAACCGTCAATCACTGCCCTGCTGCCCAGCTGGCGTGCAGAAATACGCGTGCAGCAGTGGCCCGTGCAGGTCCAGGGCATCATCGATCACCCCGCCTACCTCGCGCGCTGGCCATTGCTGGAACAAAGCCCGCAGGCCTGGACGCAACTGGCCAGTGGTCACGCAGTCATGCTCAGCGAGCAACTGGCCCGGCGCCTGCGCCTGCACCTGGGCGATCCCCTGCAGGTAGCCCATCAAACCCTGACCGTCGTCGGCATCTATGCCGACTATGGCAACCCCAAGGGCCACCTGCTGGTCAATGCCGGCTGGCTGCGCGAGCACGTGCCGCAGGCGACGCTGAGCAACATCAGCCTGAACCTTGCACCCGAGCGCATTGCCGCGCTCAAGGCGCAACTGCAACAGCACTTCACCCTGGACGACAGCCGCGTGGTCGAGCAAGCCACCTTGAAGCGCTGGTCTACCGAGATTTTCAACCGTACCTTTGCCGCCACCACGGCGCTCAACAGCCTGACCCTGGGCGTCGCGGGCATCGCCCTGTTGATCAGCCTGCTGACCTTGAGCCAGAGTCGCCTGGGCCAGTTGGCGCCGCTCTGGGCCCTGGGCGTTCGGCGCACACAGCTTGCCTGGTTGTCGCTGGGCCAAACCCTGATGCTGAGCAGCCTGACCGTGCTGCTGGCAATCCCCTTGGGGCTGTTGCTGGCCTGGTGCCTGGTGGCAGTGGTCAATGTCCAGGCTTTCGGCTGGCGCCTGCCACTGCATGTGTTTGCCGTACAACTGCTGCAACTGGCAGCGCTCGGTCTGCTGACCAGCCTGCTGGCCAGCGCCTGGCCGTTGTGGCAACTGGCGCGGCGCCAGCCCAGCGAGCTGTTGAGGCAATTTGCCGATGAAACCTGA
- a CDS encoding alpha/beta fold hydrolase, which translates to MAFVTTKDGVEIFYKDWGPRDAQVIFFHHGWPLSGDDWDAQMLFFLAQGYRVIAHDRRGHGRSSQVWDGHDMDHYADDVAAVVDHLGVRGAVHVGHSTGGGEVVHYLARHGQDRASKAAILGAVPPLMVQTASNPGGLPKSVFDDLQAQLAANRAQFYHDIPAGPFYGYNRPGATPSQGVILNWWRQGMMGSAKAHYDGIVAFSQTDFTEDLKRLSLPVLVMHGDDDQIVPYENSGLLSAKLLSNSTLKTYKGFPHGMPTTHADIINADLLAFIRS; encoded by the coding sequence ATGGCATTCGTCACGACTAAAGATGGCGTTGAAATCTTCTACAAGGACTGGGGCCCTCGCGACGCCCAGGTGATTTTCTTTCACCACGGCTGGCCGCTCAGCGGCGACGACTGGGATGCGCAGATGCTGTTCTTCCTGGCTCAGGGGTATCGGGTCATCGCCCATGATCGCCGCGGTCACGGGCGCTCCAGCCAGGTCTGGGATGGCCACGACATGGACCACTACGCCGATGACGTCGCGGCAGTGGTCGACCACCTGGGGGTACGCGGCGCGGTGCATGTCGGGCACTCCACCGGCGGCGGCGAAGTGGTGCATTACCTGGCCCGCCACGGCCAGGATCGCGCCAGTAAAGCGGCGATCCTCGGTGCGGTGCCACCCTTGATGGTACAAACCGCCAGCAATCCCGGCGGCCTGCCCAAATCAGTGTTCGACGACCTGCAAGCGCAGTTGGCGGCCAACCGCGCGCAGTTCTACCACGACATCCCCGCCGGGCCGTTCTACGGCTACAACCGCCCCGGGGCGACGCCGTCGCAAGGGGTGATCCTCAACTGGTGGCGCCAGGGCATGATGGGCAGCGCCAAGGCCCACTATGACGGCATCGTCGCCTTTTCGCAGACCGACTTTACCGAGGACTTGAAACGCCTCAGCCTGCCAGTGCTGGTGATGCACGGCGACGACGACCAGATCGTGCCGTACGAGAACTCAGGCCTGCTGTCGGCCAAGCTGCTCAGCAACAGTACCCTGAAAACCTACAAGGGCTTCCCCCACGGCATGCCCACCACCCATGCCGATATCATCAACGCCGATCTGCTGGCCTTTATACGCAGCTGA
- a CDS encoding glyoxalase superfamily protein, giving the protein MISIEQAKQMAKRLRVSLQAQNPQLTHSGALELVAQQLGHKDWNTAAALLPAGTPPAAIRFDKPVPILRSFDEAKAREFYLDFLGFSVEFEHRFEADLPLYLGISRDGLQLHLSEHHGDASPGATIFVPMHNIEQLRDELQAKRYGYGRPDIVEQGWGKVLEVYDPFGNRIRFCQS; this is encoded by the coding sequence ATGATTTCAATCGAGCAAGCCAAACAAATGGCCAAGCGCCTGCGCGTGTCGCTGCAAGCGCAAAACCCGCAGCTGACCCACTCTGGCGCGCTGGAACTGGTGGCGCAGCAGCTGGGCCACAAGGACTGGAACACCGCCGCTGCATTGTTGCCAGCAGGCACTCCGCCAGCGGCGATCCGCTTCGACAAGCCCGTCCCCATCCTGCGCAGTTTCGACGAAGCCAAGGCCCGCGAGTTCTACCTGGATTTTCTCGGTTTCAGCGTCGAGTTCGAGCACCGTTTCGAGGCTGACTTGCCGCTGTACCTGGGCATCAGCCGCGACGGCCTGCAATTGCATTTGTCTGAACATCACGGCGATGCCAGCCCGGGGGCGACGATCTTCGTGCCCATGCACAATATCGAGCAACTGCGCGACGAACTGCAGGCCAAGCGCTATGGCTACGGCCGGCCGGATATCGTCGAGCAGGGCTGGGGCAAGGTGCTGGAAGTCTACGACCCGTTTGGCAACCGGATTCGCTTCTGCCAGAGCTGA
- a CDS encoding dihydrofolate reductase family protein, whose translation MRKLIVAAFTSLDGIIQAPGGPEEDTSGGFRYGGWVVPFADQAFGEAMQTLFSQPFELLLGRRTYDIFAGYWPHQTDSPDPFIADLFNRVPKHVATHHPDTLGWHNSHALLGELADAIRALKQQPGDTLLTQGSGELVRQLLAAGLVDELRLLIHPIILGRGKRLFDDQAQASAFTLADSSSTPSGVLIARYVRDGEVRTGSFA comes from the coding sequence ATGCGCAAGCTCATCGTTGCCGCATTCACCAGCCTCGACGGCATCATCCAGGCCCCCGGCGGGCCGGAAGAAGACACCAGCGGCGGTTTCCGCTACGGCGGCTGGGTCGTGCCGTTTGCCGATCAAGCCTTTGGCGAGGCCATGCAGACGCTGTTCTCGCAGCCGTTCGAATTGCTCCTGGGGCGGCGCACCTACGACATCTTTGCCGGCTACTGGCCGCACCAGACCGACTCACCCGACCCGTTCATCGCCGACCTGTTCAACCGCGTCCCCAAACATGTCGCCACCCATCACCCCGACACCTTGGGCTGGCACAACAGCCATGCCCTGCTGGGTGAGCTGGCCGACGCAATCCGTGCACTCAAGCAGCAGCCCGGTGACACCTTGTTGACCCAGGGCAGCGGCGAGCTGGTACGCCAATTGCTGGCCGCAGGGTTGGTGGATGAGCTGCGCTTGTTGATCCACCCGATCATCCTCGGGCGCGGCAAGCGGCTGTTCGATGACCAGGCGCAAGCATCGGCCTTTACCCTGGCGGATTCGAGCAGTACGCCCAGTGGCGTGCTGATCGCCCGCTATGTGCGTGATGGAGAGGTACGCACGGGGTCGTTTGCCTAG
- a CDS encoding sigma-54-dependent transcriptional regulator, whose protein sequence is MARILIVDDDAAFRDSLAEVLQDLDHTVLQAQTTDAGLHRLRTEAVDAAIVDLRLPGEDGLVFLRRAARLSQVPCIMLTAYASGGNTIEAMSLGAFDHLTKPVTRVALVETLERALRQAAPSPDRPQAAGASPGAREPVDGRELVSGSEAMRQVFKRIGLAANSDATALILGETGTGKELVARALHRNSARATGPFVAVNCAAIPAELMESELFGHVKGAFTGAVNERTGRFREADGGTLFLDEIGDMPLPTQAKILRVLQEREITPVGANRVQPVDVRIVVATHRDLPAAVKEGRFREDLWYRLQVVPLWLPPLRERLGDVLLLAEHFLRLLGGDSPKRLSAAAARLLLAHPWPGNVRELRNAMERAAILSHGAVIDVEHIGLQTAAAPTPGLDIDWEGPMAQAVAHLEREMIVRALTATAGNRAEAARRLGLSRQQLYRKLAEFELD, encoded by the coding sequence GTGGCCCGAATCCTGATTGTCGACGATGACGCTGCGTTCCGTGACAGCCTTGCAGAAGTGCTGCAGGACCTGGACCATACGGTGCTGCAGGCTCAAACCACCGATGCGGGCCTGCACAGGCTGCGCACCGAGGCCGTGGATGCGGCCATCGTCGACCTGCGGCTGCCGGGAGAGGATGGTCTGGTGTTCCTGCGCCGTGCGGCGCGCCTCTCGCAGGTGCCTTGCATCATGCTCACCGCCTATGCAAGTGGTGGCAATACCATCGAGGCGATGAGCCTGGGCGCGTTCGACCATCTGACCAAGCCCGTGACCAGGGTCGCCCTGGTCGAAACGCTCGAGCGGGCCTTGCGCCAAGCAGCCCCCAGCCCAGACCGGCCGCAGGCGGCTGGGGCATCGCCTGGTGCAAGAGAACCTGTGGATGGCCGCGAACTGGTCAGCGGCAGCGAGGCCATGCGCCAGGTCTTCAAGCGTATCGGGCTGGCTGCGAACTCCGATGCCACCGCCTTGATCCTTGGCGAGACGGGCACGGGCAAGGAGCTGGTGGCGCGCGCCTTGCATCGCAACAGCGCTAGAGCCACCGGCCCCTTCGTCGCAGTGAACTGCGCTGCGATCCCGGCTGAACTGATGGAAAGCGAGCTGTTCGGTCATGTCAAAGGCGCGTTCACCGGTGCCGTCAACGAACGCACCGGGCGCTTTCGCGAGGCTGATGGCGGCACCCTGTTCCTTGACGAGATCGGCGACATGCCGCTGCCCACACAGGCGAAGATCCTGCGGGTGCTGCAGGAGCGCGAGATCACCCCCGTGGGCGCCAACCGCGTCCAGCCGGTGGACGTGCGCATCGTCGTGGCCACGCACCGGGACCTGCCCGCCGCAGTCAAGGAGGGGCGCTTCCGGGAAGACCTGTGGTACCGCCTGCAGGTGGTGCCGCTGTGGCTGCCGCCGCTACGTGAGCGGCTGGGCGACGTGCTGCTGCTGGCCGAACACTTTCTACGCCTGCTGGGAGGCGACTCGCCCAAGCGCTTGAGTGCAGCGGCAGCTCGGCTGCTGCTGGCCCACCCTTGGCCCGGCAACGTGCGCGAACTGCGCAACGCCATGGAACGCGCAGCCATCCTCAGCCACGGCGCGGTCATCGATGTCGAGCACATCGGCTTGCAGACAGCGGCGGCGCCTACCCCGGGCCTGGACATCGACTGGGAGGGACCTATGGCACAAGCCGTTGCCCACCTGGAGCGCGAGATGATTGTGCGTGCCCTGACTGCGACGGCCGGTAACCGCGCGGAGGCGGCGCGGCGTCTGGGTCTGTCTCGCCAACAGCTCTACCGCAAGCTGGCCGAGTTTGAGCTGGACTGA
- a CDS encoding DUF4287 domain-containing protein — translation MSEETKVKGPASYFPSIEKKYGQPVSHWLELIGTVSGKKHMEIVAWLKAEHGLGHGHANALVAYFLAGAKNS, via the coding sequence ATGAGCGAAGAGACAAAAGTAAAAGGGCCAGCGTCGTACTTCCCCTCCATCGAGAAGAAATACGGCCAGCCCGTCAGCCACTGGCTGGAGCTGATCGGCACCGTCAGCGGCAAAAAACATATGGAAATAGTCGCCTGGCTCAAAGCCGAGCATGGCTTGGGCCATGGCCATGCCAACGCACTGGTGGCGTACTTTCTGGCGGGCGCCAAAAACAGCTGA
- a CDS encoding class I SAM-dependent methyltransferase, giving the protein MPGPETELLHSWQHNAHAWIDAVRGGAIESRLKVTDQAILLAVLSRQPERVLDLGCGEGWLLRALAERGIDAVGVDGDPTLVEAARAAGAAQVHLASYAALAQAEVDVGRDYPLICANFALLHQDIIPLLAAMNALLAPDGALVIQTLHPWTAAAGNYQDGWRQETFAGFQGQWQPMPWYLRTLSSWVNALDMAGFRLVTLQEPQHPQSPLPQSLLLVAEPRD; this is encoded by the coding sequence ATGCCTGGCCCCGAAACCGAACTTCTGCACAGCTGGCAACACAACGCCCACGCCTGGATCGACGCCGTTCGTGGTGGCGCCATCGAAAGCCGCCTCAAGGTCACCGACCAGGCCATACTGCTGGCAGTGCTCAGCCGCCAGCCCGAGCGCGTGCTGGACCTGGGCTGTGGCGAGGGCTGGTTGTTACGGGCGTTGGCCGAACGCGGCATCGACGCCGTCGGTGTCGATGGCGACCCGACCCTGGTCGAGGCAGCGCGGGCAGCCGGCGCGGCGCAGGTGCACCTGGCCAGTTATGCAGCACTGGCACAAGCCGAGGTGGATGTTGGCCGCGACTACCCGCTGATCTGCGCCAACTTCGCCCTGCTGCACCAGGACATCATCCCCCTGCTCGCCGCCATGAACGCCCTGCTCGCCCCCGACGGCGCCCTGGTGATCCAGACCCTGCACCCGTGGACGGCCGCTGCCGGCAATTATCAGGACGGCTGGCGGCAAGAGACCTTCGCCGGCTTCCAGGGCCAGTGGCAACCCATGCCCTGGTACCTGCGCACCTTGTCCAGCTGGGTCAATGCCCTGGACATGGCGGGGTTCAGGCTGGTCACCCTGCAGGAGCCACAGCATCCGCAAAGCCCGCTGCCGCAATCATTGTTGTTGGTAGCCGAGCCTAGAGACTGA
- a CDS encoding MerR family transcriptional regulator, protein MRIGELAKRSGLSASRIRFYEASGLIRSVARKANGYRDYAQEALWTLQIITSAQGAGFSLEEIRQLLPANADGWQHDALLAGLKCKVAEIELLQAQLAQNRAQLLMAIDSIENRPEDRACTENARMLMERLLEQG, encoded by the coding sequence ATGAGAATAGGAGAACTGGCGAAACGCAGCGGCCTGAGTGCCTCGCGAATTCGCTTTTACGAAGCCAGCGGCCTGATCAGATCGGTGGCGCGCAAGGCCAACGGCTACCGCGATTACGCCCAGGAGGCGCTATGGACCCTGCAAATCATCACCAGTGCCCAGGGTGCCGGCTTCAGCCTGGAGGAGATTCGCCAACTGCTGCCGGCCAACGCCGACGGCTGGCAGCATGACGCGCTGCTCGCCGGGCTCAAGTGCAAGGTCGCCGAGATCGAACTGCTGCAAGCGCAACTGGCGCAGAACCGCGCGCAACTGCTGATGGCCATCGACAGCATCGAAAACCGCCCCGAAGACCGCGCCTGCACCGAAAACGCGCGGATGCTGATGGAACGGCTGTTGGAGCAGGGGTGA
- a CDS encoding ABC transporter ATP-binding protein codes for MLVVEQLHKSFSTAQGPLPVLQGVDLRLAQGSSLALMGESGSGKSTLLHLVAGLDRADSGRILIDGQPLDSHSESALARWRREGIGLVFQQYNLISSLDVAANLAFQARLAARLDRQWLDYLATRLGLASLLQRYPEQLSGGQQQRVAIGRALAARPALVLADEPTGSLDERSSDEVLSLMLQLVAEAGSSLLMVTHSPRLAARLEQCCVLHAGRVQVEAR; via the coding sequence ATGCTGGTCGTCGAACAACTGCACAAGTCTTTCAGCACCGCCCAAGGCCCGCTACCGGTGCTGCAAGGCGTCGACTTGCGCCTGGCCCAAGGCAGCAGCCTGGCGTTGATGGGTGAGTCCGGCAGCGGTAAAAGCACCCTGCTGCACCTGGTCGCCGGCCTTGATCGCGCCGACAGCGGGCGCATCCTCATTGATGGCCAGCCCCTCGACAGTCATTCGGAATCGGCCCTGGCGCGCTGGCGCCGGGAAGGCATCGGCCTGGTGTTCCAGCAGTACAACCTGATCAGCAGCCTCGATGTGGCGGCCAACCTTGCCTTTCAGGCCAGGCTGGCGGCGCGGCTTGACCGCCAGTGGCTGGACTACCTGGCAACTCGCCTGGGGCTGGCCAGCCTGTTGCAGCGCTACCCGGAGCAACTCTCCGGTGGCCAGCAGCAGCGGGTCGCCATCGGCCGGGCGCTGGCCGCCCGCCCGGCGCTGGTGCTGGCTGATGAGCCCACCGGCAGCCTCGACGAGCGCAGCAGCGATGAGGTGCTGTCGCTGATGCTGCAACTGGTCGCCGAGGCTGGCAGCAGCCTGTTGATGGTGACCCACAGCCCTCGCCTGGCGGCGCGCCTTGAGCAGTGCTGCGTCCTGCACGCCGGGCGTGTGCAGGTCGAGGCGCGCTGA